A stretch of Candidatus Binatia bacterium DNA encodes these proteins:
- the dnaN gene encoding DNA polymerase III subunit beta codes for MEFRAKRGDFLATLYWSQGIVERRNTMPILANVLIEARNGEVHLTATDLEVGIRGKLEGQVARDGLVTVSAKKLYEIVREAPDETLQLKRLENDWVEIKSGKSVFKIVGLDAREFPQFPKFEGEKLSSFPAKVLREMIERTIFSVSSDETRYNLNGVFIEEVKDGKVRMVATDGHRLALIERGIGSFGLKKGVILPRKGLSELRRLLEGVEEGEVSVGFKENMGLVLKGNVELFMRLIEGDFPDYSKVIPKDNPQLASLEQDDFLHALRRVSILSSERYKGIKMELKAGKASISANNPELGEAAEEIEIDYQGKALTVGFNARYLIDVLTVLSEGGNVEIALKDDVSPSILRKGNDDGYLYVIMPMRL; via the coding sequence ATGGAATTTAGGGCCAAGCGAGGAGATTTTCTCGCCACGCTTTACTGGAGCCAGGGCATCGTCGAGCGGCGCAACACGATGCCGATTTTAGCCAATGTCCTGATCGAAGCGCGCAACGGCGAGGTTCATCTGACAGCGACGGATCTTGAGGTGGGGATTAGGGGCAAGCTGGAGGGACAGGTCGCCCGCGACGGACTGGTAACGGTGAGCGCGAAGAAGCTTTACGAGATTGTTCGCGAGGCTCCCGATGAAACGCTGCAATTGAAACGGCTGGAAAATGATTGGGTGGAGATCAAAAGCGGCAAGTCGGTTTTTAAAATTGTCGGCCTGGACGCGCGCGAGTTTCCTCAATTCCCTAAGTTCGAGGGAGAAAAACTATCGAGTTTTCCGGCAAAGGTTCTGCGTGAGATGATCGAGAGAACGATCTTTTCCGTCTCGAGTGACGAGACACGTTATAACTTGAACGGTGTCTTCATCGAGGAGGTCAAGGACGGGAAGGTGCGAATGGTCGCGACCGACGGCCATCGATTGGCTTTGATCGAGAGGGGTATCGGATCGTTCGGCCTCAAGAAAGGGGTGATTCTCCCTAGAAAGGGGCTGTCGGAGCTGAGAAGATTACTCGAGGGGGTGGAGGAGGGTGAAGTATCCGTCGGGTTTAAGGAAAATATGGGGCTGGTGTTGAAGGGAAACGTGGAGTTGTTTATGCGCCTGATCGAGGGCGACTTCCCCGACTACAGTAAAGTCATACCCAAAGATAATCCGCAACTCGCGAGCCTCGAGCAAGATGATTTCCTGCACGCGTTAAGGCGCGTTTCGATTCTCTCCAGTGAGCGCTACAAGGGAATCAAAATGGAGCTCAAAGCGGGAAAGGCTTCGATCTCCGCAAACAATCCCGAGCTGGGAGAAGCCGCCGAGGAAATAGAGATAGACTACCAAGGCAAGGCTTTGACGGTAGGCTTCAACGCGCGTTACTTGATCGATGTTCTGACCGTGCTGAGCGAAGGCGGAAACGTCGAGATCGCACTCAAAGACGACGTCAGCCCGAGCATCTTAAGAAAAGGCAACGACGACGGCTATCTCTATGTCATTATGCCGATGAGGCTATGA